The following proteins come from a genomic window of Melospiza georgiana isolate bMelGeo1 chromosome 3, bMelGeo1.pri, whole genome shotgun sequence:
- the APMAP gene encoding adipocyte plasma membrane-associated protein — translation MNEAEGLRQRRPLRPQVITEDSPAQEAKEGSTYSSKVFRVTFLTLAVSVAVPLLGVTVLLDCPIDPQPISLKEPPLLTGVLEPNTKLRKAERLWENQLVGPESIVNIGDVLFTGTADGKIIKIEDGEIQTIARIGHGPCGGRGDEPMCGRPLGMRVGPNHTLFVADAYYGLYEVDPDTGETKMLVSTKTPIEGQKLSFVNDLTVTRDGRKIYFTDSSSKWQRRDYLFLLMEGTDDGRLLEYDTVTKEVKVLMVGLRFPNGVQLSPAEDFVLVQETTMARIRRYYVSGLMKGGADMFVENMPGLPDNIRLSSSGGYWVAMAAVRPNPGFSWLDFLSEKTWIKRMIFKLLSQETVTKFVPRYSLVVELSETGSYKRSFHDPTGVTVAYVSEAHEHGGHLYLGSFRSPYIGRLDLQHV, via the exons ATGAATGAGGCGGAGGGGCtgcggcagcggcggccgctCCGCCCGCAGGTCATCACCGAGGACAGCCCGGCGCAGGAGGCCAAGGAGGGCAG TACTTACAGCAGCAAGGTGTTCCGTGTCACCTTCCTGACTTTGGCTGTGTCCGTGGCTGTGCCCCTGCTTGGAGTGACTGTTCTCCTGGATTGTCCTATAGACCCTCAGCCCATCAG CTTGAAGGAGCCTCCCCTCCTGACGGGTGTTTTAGAGCCCAACACCAAGTTACGGAAAGCTGAGCGGCTGTGGGAGAACCAGCTGGTTGGACCAGAGTCCATTGTCAATATCGGGG ATGTTCTGTTTACTGGGACAGCTGATGGGAAGATAATCAAAATTGAAGATGGGGAAATACAAACAATAGCCAGAATTGGCCATGGTCCTTGTG GAGGCCGTGGGGATGAGCCAATGTGTGGAAGACCACTTGGCATGAGAGTGGGGCCAAATCACACCCTATTTGTGGCAGATGCTTATTATGGACTCTATGAAGTTGATCCTGACACAG GTGAAACAAAGATGCTTGTGTCAACCAAAACACCCATAGAGGGCCAGAAGTTGTCATTTGTAAACGATCTTACAGTGACCAGGGATGGGAGGAAGATCTACTTCACTGACTCCAGCAGTAAATGGCAAAGACGAGACTACTTGTTCCTGCTTATGGAGGGCACCGATGATGGGCG cctccTTGAATATGACACAGTGACAAAAGAAGTGAAAGTGTTAATGGTGGGGCTGAGGTTTCCCAATGGTGTGCAGCTCTCTCCTGCAGAAGACTTTGTCCTGGTGCAGGAGACAACCATGGCTAGAATCAGAAG GTATTATGTGTCTGGGCTGATGAAAGGTGGAGCAGATATGTTTGTTGAGAATATGCCTGGTCTTCCAGACAATATCAGGTTAAGCAGCTCTGGAGGATATTGGGTAGCTATGGCAGCTGTGAGACCCAATCCTGGCTTTTCTTGGTTGGACTTCTTATCTGAAAAAACATGGATAAAAAGGATGATatttaag ttGCTGAGTCAGGAAACTGTGACAAAGTTTGTGCCCAGATATAGCCTTGTTGTGGAACTCAGTGAGACAGGATCCTACAAAAGGAGCTTCCATGATCCTACTGGGGTGACAGTGGCTTATGTCAGCGAGGCACACGAGCACGGCGGGCACCTCTACCTGGGATCCTTCCGCTCTCCCTACATTGGCAGACTTGATCTCCAGCACGTCTAA
- the CST7 gene encoding cystatin-F, with protein MAVNFPCSLAALCCLALWSFTGTSGGSHVTPPHSTIRPGFPVPVSTDSPEVRRAARFGVYRYNNSSNDLFLFKESQIKQAMVQIVRGLKYLLHVEIKRTVCEKRDHPSLDRCHFQREKNLQQMLRCYFEVWITPWTHKVHIPVAHCHQDLSP; from the exons ATGGCAGTGAACTTCCCCTGCAGCCTCGCTGCACTTTGCTGCTTGGCACTCTGGAGCTTCACCGGGACTTCAGGCG GGTCACATGTTACACCACCCCACTCAACCATAAGACCTGGCTTCCCTGTGCCAGTGAGCACCGACAGCCCCGAGGTGCGCAGGGCCGCTCGCTTTGGGGTCTACAGATACAACAACAGCTCCAATGACCTCTTCCTCTTTAAGGAATCACAGATAAAGCAAGCCATGGTACAG ATAGTCAGAGGGCTGAAGTACCTGCTCCACGTGGAAATCAAACGCACCGTGTGTGAGAAGAGGGATCACCCCAGCCTGGACAGATGTCacttccagagggaaaaaaaccttcaacAG ATGCTGAGATGCTATTTTGAGGTCTGGATAACACCCTGGACACACAAAGTGCATATCCCTGTTGCCCACTGTCACCAAGACCTTTCCCCATGA